The Dethiosulfovibrio peptidovorans DSM 11002 nucleotide sequence ATTTGTCCCGGAATCGTTGGAGAGGCCCTTGGAGGAGCTTTCCGAGGCTTTCCTCGAAGCCGCGTCGGACCCGGAGTTCGAGAGGGAATATATGCGTCTCATGAGAGAGTACGTAGGGCGTCCCTCCGCGATTACCGAGTGCCTTAATCTCGGAGATAAACTTGGAGGAGGCCGTCTATTCCTGAAAAGGGAGGACCTGAATCATACCGGAGCCCACAAGATAAACAACGCCATAGGACAGGCTCTGTTGGCCAAAAGGATGGGGAAGACCCGCCTCATAGCCGAGACCGGTGCGGGTATGCACGGAACCGCCTCCGCCACTGTGGCGGCCCTGATGGGGATGGAATGCGTGGTCTATATGGGAGCGGTGGACGTGGCACGCCAGGCTCCCAACGTCAGCAGAATGAAGCTTCTAGGGGCTAAGGTGGTGTCGGTGGCCCAGGGACAGGGAGTCCTGAAAGACGCGGTGGACGCCGCCCTTAACGCCTACGTCGAGGATCCCGAGACTTTCTACCTTCTCGGATCGGCGGTGGGGCCCGCTCCCTATCCTTCCATGGTCCGTCACTTTCAGAGCATCATAGGCAAAGAGGCCCGACAGCAGATACTGGACAGAGAGGATCGTCTACCCGACGAGATAGTGGCCTGTGTCGGAGGGGGCAGCAACGCCATCGGTCTTTTTTCCGGTTTTATCGACGATGCCTCTGTGGCTATAACAGGAGTGGAGCCAGCCGGTAAAGGTCTGGAGACGGGAGAGCACGCAGCCACCCTCGTAGTAGGATCTCCGGGCATGATACACGGTTTCAAGAGCTACGTCCTCACCGACGAAAACGGAGATCCCGCTCCGGTGTATTCTATCTCCGCCGGATTGGACTACCCCGGAGTGGGGCCGGAGCACTCCTACCTCAAGGACAGCGGCAGGGCCACCTATGTGGCAGTCACAGATGAGGAGGCACTCGATGCCTTCCATCTTCTCTGTCGAACCGAGGGGATAATACCGGCTCTCGAAAGCTCCCACGCCCTGGCGTATGCGGTAAAGAGGCTACCCCGGATGGGTTCCGACGAGATCCTCCTGGTCAACCTGTCCGGCCGGGGAGATAAGGACATGGACCAGATCATGGCTCTCGAAAAATAGATCAGGAGTTTCTCTTGATAAAATCGTCTATCAATCTTCGTGATACGCTGACGCTTCCGGGGATCTCGGGAAGATCCTCGGAAGCGAACCAGTCAGCGCTGTCTATCTCCTTGCCGTCGACCTCTATCTCGCCGGAGGCCCATCGGGCCTGAAATGCCACCATGAGAGACCGGGGAAACGGCCAGGATTGGCTGTCGAAATAACGGATGTCCGATATCTCTATTCCGACCTCCTCCCGGATCTCTCTCCTCAAAGCCTCCTCAAGGCTTTCTCCCAGGTCCACGAAGCCCGCCAGAACGCTGTACCTGCCGGATGGAAAGGCCGAATTATGGGCCAAGAGGATGCGGTTTTCTCTCTCTACCGCCACTATCACGGCAGGAGAGATTATAGGGTATATCCTGTAACCGCATTTCGGACAGGCCCGGCCGTTGTCCTCTCCGTCCTCCATGGGGGTACCGCATCTGCCGCAGAACCGGCTGTTTTTACGCCAATCCATCTCTGCGTAGAGACGGTTGGCCTTTGCGAAGGAGATTTCCCCTGTTAGCTCCCACAGGGCCCTTCTAGGTACGGCCCTCCACCCTTTCAAGTCGGCATCTTCGGGGAGCTCTCTCCACGTGCCCACGCCATCGACCTCTCCCGTCGATATATAATCAAGTTCCCTAGGTAACTCAATCCCGTCCATCTCCGGGATAAGCACCTCTTCGCCTCGAAATACGAAACTGTTCTCCTTCAATTTAGTCCATCCCCTTAGCGTCGTAGTGTTTTCTCTTAAAAGTCTATCGTCGATTTCGTCTTTTTGGTACTACAAGATCCCTGTTTCGTGCTATCATTGTAGGCTGATATATATTTCGAAGGGAGATGTACCGCTTGAGAAGAACTGTAGCCTTTTTCATTGCCTTGTTTTCCATCCTTTGGGCTGTAACCTCTTACGCTGCCACTGTGACGGACGGGTTGGGTAGAGATGTGGAGGTCCCCGACGAGGTAGACAGGATAATCTGTTCCGGATCGGGATGTCTCAGACTGGCCACATATCTTCGACTGGAGGACAAAGTCGTTGCGGTTGACAGCATAGAGAGGAGAACTGAGACTTTCGATGCCAGGGCCTACGCCATTGCCAGACCGGAGTACAAGAGCCTGCCGTTGTTCGGCGAGTTCAGAGGCAACGATAGTCCGGAGCTGATTCTCTCTCTGGATCCCGCCCCTCAGGTGATATTCAAGACCGGCTGCACCGGCGACGAAGCCGAAAGTCTCCAGTCCAAGACCGGTATTCCCGTCGTCGCCCTGGACTACGGAAATCTGGCA carries:
- the trpB gene encoding tryptophan synthase subunit beta, which translates into the protein MTVTTVDNAAKKGYYGAFGGRFVPESLERPLEELSEAFLEAASDPEFEREYMRLMREYVGRPSAITECLNLGDKLGGGRLFLKREDLNHTGAHKINNAIGQALLAKRMGKTRLIAETGAGMHGTASATVAALMGMECVVYMGAVDVARQAPNVSRMKLLGAKVVSVAQGQGVLKDAVDAALNAYVEDPETFYLLGSAVGPAPYPSMVRHFQSIIGKEARQQILDREDRLPDEIVACVGGGSNAIGLFSGFIDDASVAITGVEPAGKGLETGEHAATLVVGSPGMIHGFKSYVLTDENGDPAPVYSISAGLDYPGVGPEHSYLKDSGRATYVAVTDEEALDAFHLLCRTEGIIPALESSHALAYAVKRLPRMGSDEILLVNLSGRGDKDMDQIMALEK
- the nudC gene encoding NAD(+) diphosphatase, whose product is MDDRLLRENTTTLRGWTKLKENSFVFRGEEVLIPEMDGIELPRELDYISTGEVDGVGTWRELPEDADLKGWRAVPRRALWELTGEISFAKANRLYAEMDWRKNSRFCGRCGTPMEDGEDNGRACPKCGYRIYPIISPAVIVAVERENRILLAHNSAFPSGRYSVLAGFVDLGESLEEALRREIREEVGIEISDIRYFDSQSWPFPRSLMVAFQARWASGEIEVDGKEIDSADWFASEDLPEIPGSVSVSRRLIDDFIKRNS